The genomic window TTTAAATCAAATGAAATGATTGTGTTTATTTCTGCTAGAACTACTCTAACATATACTTTTTAacgtgtcaaaaaacgtcttacctTATGGGATAAAGGAAGTATTAGATTTTTATAGAGAAAACAAACAAAAGACTCACAAACACGAGAGTTCAAATCAAAAATCAACTTTTTTTGAACACAGTGCTCATAGGGATGTAAATCAAAAATCAACTTGAAATCCATTTCCCAAAGAGATCGATCACGTCCTCGTTTTCCTTGTAAATTTCCGAATGGAAAACTAGTCTTTCTTCCCAAAAAACCCACGAACACGAGGGTTTTGCCCCCTTCGACCCACGGTCGCCATTGGCCACTCTGCTCCGCCGCTCCATGCTCCTCCccagcctcctccgccgcgcccaCCTGCTGCGGCCGTGCTACCCTCCCCGCCGCCACCTCTCCCGCCTCCTAGACCGCTACGGCTTCGTGCCGCCTGCCTCCCTGACCTCCACCGCGAAAGAGATCTCCCACGGCACAGGCGCCGCCGCCGACCAGAAGCGTCGGATCAAGAAGCCCCCCTACCGGCCGCCGTCTTCGCTGGACCGCGGAGACCGCCCGGCCTCCCACTCCGACCTCCCCTTCGATTTCCGCTTCAGCTACACGGAGAGCTCCCCGGACGCCAAGCCCATCGGGCTCCGCGAGCCCAAGTACTCCCCGTTCGGCCCCGGTCGCCTCGACCGCCCCTGGACCGGCCTGTGCGCGCCCGCCGTCGACACCACGCTCCGGAGCGTCGACGCCGAGGACCCTGCCCCCGCCGCCGAGAAGGACCTGGAGGAGGCCCGCCGGCGTGAGCGAGAGCGCGTGCTTGGCGAGCCGCTCACACCCGCGGAGCGCTCCTTCTTGGTCGACAAATGCCAGAAGAACCGCACCAAGAGGCAGATCAATCTCGGTAAATTTGGTCTTTGGGTTGTTAGAACAATACTACTCCAAGCGGTAGTAGTAATGAATTAATTGTGCATTTAGAAGAGCTGCGATACAGATGATGACAGCTGATGTTTCTCTAGGGCGAGATGGGCTCACTCATAACATGCTGAATGACATTCACAACCACTGGAAGCATGGCGAGGCGGTCAGGGTGAAATGCCTTGGTGTGCCGACGGTTGATATGCAAAATGTGTGCCATGAGCTCGAGGTAGCTTCGTCTCTCCTGTCTCTAAGAACATGAACACTACCACTTTGCTTCGATGGAGTTTATCAAGTAATATATGGATGAACATCTTCGGAGCTCTTATTTGATGTCACTGGATCTGATATTACTCTCCTGTAGAAGCCTGAGTAATGCTACCTTTTTCCCAGGATAAAACTGGTGGCCTTATCATCCACAGGCATGGTGGCCAGTTAATACTGTACAGAGGGAGGCATTATCATCCAAAGAAAAGACCTGTTATTCCGTTGATGTTATGGAAGCCAGCTGAACCGATCTACCCAAGGCTAATTAAAACAACAATAGAAGGTCTGACAGTTCAGGAGACAAAGGAAATGAGGAAGAAGGGCCTACATGCTCCTGTCTTGACAAAGCTTGGTAATCCTTGTCTCCCCTTTTTGTTTAGACATAGTATCATATACAGGTATGTGTTAAAAATATGCCTAACTAACCAACCATACCCATTTCACAGCAAAGAATGGGTATTATGCTAGCCTTGTGTCGATGGTTCGAGATGGTTTTCTGGCCGATGAATTGGTTCGTATAGATTGTAAAGGATTGCCAAAGAGTGATTATCGGAAGATTGGAGTCAAGCTCAGGGTGAGTTTCTCATATAGCCTTATACACACCAAAATAAATAGTAAAAATGTTTATTTGATCTGAAGATGACCTGTAACAGGATGCATTTCTCTCTCCTCCTTTTTTGGTGTAGGACCTTGTTCCTTGTATTCTTGTGTCTTTTGACAAGGAGCAAATTATTGTTTGGAGGGGGAAAGACCATGATGAAAGCATACAGGATAATATGCACAAGGCATTCCCTTCAGTTCTTCAATTAGAGAATGCAGCAGTGAAGAATGAGAATGTTGAGCAGGAAGAAGCCTCAAGTGAGAGTGTGCCAGGAAAGAACGAGCATGGTGAAAAAGAAGAAACATCAAGTGACTGTTCTTCTGATGAGTGGTCTGAGATCAGTAGCTCTGACGATGTGCCAGATGATAAGTAGGACATTTCCAGGGTAGAATATCCTTAGATCGATCTGACATATCCAGAGGACTCAATCTGCCACCAGGTGTTCACAAAGTTGGCATGTCATCCAACACTACCAACTTGTCCATTCTTATCAGTGATGATTATGTTCTATCACTAGTCGCAACAAAAATCAGTAGCCTTGCTTCTGTCCTTCGAAATTCTCCATGGCTAGTTTTTGGTGATTGTACAACTTTGTTCACTTCCACGGGTTGGCTATAGTTGAGATTCAAATCAAGCAACTGCAGCTTGAGTTCCAACAGTTGGTATTCACTGGACCAGAGTGCCTTTGATCTAATTATACTGACCACTAATAGAATGAAACAGTGAAACATTGAATATTATACAAACGTCATGTGACTCCCTAGAGCATCATGCAAATTCTAAAGAACCTCAATTGAACAATGCTGTCTAGTCTTTTCTGCCTTTTTGCTATATCCACTACTGCCAATTGGATTGACCTATGTGGAGTATAGGGTCCAAGTTTTACGCTTTGACAAGGCTGCATCAGTTGGAGGCAAGGGACCACTAGAGGTTGGCGCTTTAGCCGTTGCCTCACCAACAGTTACTAGTCAGCTACACAGGATCAATCAATTCGGCCAAGGTAAGATGTTGGAGGAAGGAAAACAAACTAGATCGTAAGGCAGTTTATTGATTAAATTCCTCAAAATCATGCCTTCTCATACTATAAAAAAACCACTTTTAAGAATTTATATTTACAAACCATGTTGTGACTGACAAAAGTGTGGTCTGGAGAAATATTCTGTCACATAAGCTTGACTTTGTGAAATGCACTTTTAGAGGTGTGATTTCTTGATGCTTTGTGACAAAAGAAgtctgtttttgttttttgagaaacTTATTACTCCAGTCTATATCTAATCTGCCTCAGTTCCAGTTCTCACCTTGGGTGGCCGCAGTGCGTCTATCGCATATTTCCTGGATGGACCAGTCAAGGTGAGATATTAGAAGAAACTGAACCATCACTCCATGTTTCCAATGGATGGTTCAGTTCCCTCTAATCCTCGCATTGAGCGGTGCATACATGTTCGTAGCTGTTTGTAACCCAATCTGTTCCTTGTCtctaggctgcaggcaggcaatcAATCAGTCAACCGAAGGTGAGATATTGGAGGAAAACAAGCTGATCGGCGACCACGATTAGTTGGCCATCTGTTTGTTTTCCTCCAACTCTCACTTTCAGTGCCTGACAAGCACCTTTCCAGAAAAGAACCGGCTGAAACAGAACTATCTATTCAGATACTACCCTGCACTGGAGCTATGGAATTGCTGCTTGCTCTAGGGCTCTAGTCAAGTTCATTTATAGCCAGCCCAcctgtgtgacgcccggatatttagctacagtaattccctgctaatgatgccacgtcacttcgattactatcgctaatctcgtgttagttcggaaccgattcaaattcaaatttaaaatatagacaaacatcaagtcaaaagttttgaaacattaaaactaaaatgttcaagctgAGACAGATAAATTCTAAATAATaaaggtggagaaaccacacttgtataaaatatgcaaatactcaaaatgaataaaatagtagcaaaaacaattagttaaatgattatcaaataataaacaattacaaacgaTTTTATATTAGGTTCCAAGATAGTTGTGGTAGTGGCATAGGTATTAATAATATTTTAGGTACAACTTGGGTATTTCATAAAAACATAAATttaataaaaaaaagaagaaatgaaataaaatagaaaatagaaaacagtaataactaaattaaaataaaatagaacCCCCCTCTCCCTGGGCCTCTCGGCCCACCTAGCAGTCAGCCGGCCCACCCCAATACCCCTGGCCTANNNNNNNNNNNNNNNNNNNNNNNNNNNNNNNNNNNNNNNNNNNNNNNNNNNNNNNNNNNNNNNNNNNNNNNNNNNAACCACGCCCCGTCCCCACTTGCTGTCGCCCCACCGCTGGCGCCACCGCAACGGCGCCGCTCGGtcgtcgccgcctcctccgcggccgcgcCGTTGCCGGACtgcctcgtccccgaccccgccgcccgccgccacccgaAGCCTCCCTCGTCGGAATGCCACCTCGCCGGACCgcctcctcatctccggcaacgcacgcgtccccg from Triticum aestivum cultivar Chinese Spring chromosome 3B, IWGSC CS RefSeq v2.1, whole genome shotgun sequence includes these protein-coding regions:
- the LOC123068923 gene encoding CRS2-associated factor 1, mitochondrial, producing the protein MLLPSLLRRAHLLRPCYPPRRHLSRLLDRYGFVPPASLTSTAKEISHGTGAAADQKRRIKKPPYRPPSSLDRGDRPASHSDLPFDFRFSYTESSPDAKPIGLREPKYSPFGPGRLDRPWTGLCAPAVDTTLRSVDAEDPAPAAEKDLEEARRRERERVLGEPLTPAERSFLVDKCQKNRTKRQINLGRDGLTHNMLNDIHNHWKHGEAVRVKCLGVPTVDMQNVCHELEDKTGGLIIHRHGGQLILYRGRHYHPKKRPVIPLMLWKPAEPIYPRLIKTTIEGLTVQETKEMRKKGLHAPVLTKLAKNGYYASLVSMVRDGFLADELVRIDCKGLPKSDYRKIGVKLRDLVPCILVSFDKEQIIVWRGKDHDESIQDNMHKAFPSVLQLENAAVKNENVEQEEASSESVPGKNEHGEKEETSSDCSSDEWSEISSSDDVPDDK